One Kitasatospora sp. NBC_01266 genomic window carries:
- a CDS encoding type II toxin-antitoxin system VapC family toxin, producing MIFLLDTNVVAELTTRPKPAQAVLAWARSVPATAFVLSVITVAEIEAGIAASSDPLRRATFERTLEGIRHEYRDRIAPIGEREAIAYLSVHQKLKRAGAGIDPPDALIAATAIANGWTVATRNTKHLARTGALVLNPWEHRA from the coding sequence GTGATCTTCCTGCTCGACACCAATGTGGTCGCTGAGCTGACCACCCGGCCGAAGCCGGCCCAGGCCGTGCTGGCCTGGGCCCGGTCGGTTCCGGCCACCGCCTTCGTCCTGAGTGTCATCACCGTTGCGGAGATCGAAGCGGGGATCGCGGCCAGTTCTGACCCGCTACGTCGGGCGACGTTCGAGCGGACGCTGGAGGGCATCCGGCACGAATACCGGGACAGGATCGCTCCCATCGGGGAGCGCGAGGCCATCGCCTATCTCTCCGTCCACCAGAAGCTGAAGAGAGCCGGGGCGGGCATCGACCCGCCCGACGCGCTGATCGCGGCGACCGCCATCGCGAACGGCTGGACGGTGGCGACCCGGAACACCAAGCACCTCGCCCGCACCGGTGCGCTCGTGCTGAACCCATGGGAGCACCGGGCGTAG